One Leptospira wolbachii serovar Codice str. CDC genomic region harbors:
- a CDS encoding protoporphyrinogen/coproporphyrinogen oxidase: MSEQVHIIGGGITGLFLAYHHTKRGDSVTLYELSDRLGGLIGTKTVEEGLVELAANGVLLTDSMKSMLDDIGLVPLYPNKASKRRYFWIHQKLSRLPISIFTGLRLLYTVGFKKLKFNEEQNFETWAGQMFGISVTKNIMEPAIGGVYGTRLDSLQAESIFSKWDGSGKSTILKEVKKNKEKTYGTVSFPKGMEDLVSHLIAYLKPKIQIKTQFQSESLEDILKWEGKIRVCMSLKNLLPLLGNQIKKEESPNLLSITTITRFGKIHLTKKPCFGILFGKNEGIHALGVLSNSDIFPDRANGGLHSETWIYPSAAKTDETISWESILEKDRNQITKKTDTPKAVYVTSWKGAFPAYDRKLFLFNKRLDDLESGWIAKGKNIRFFGNYRKGIGLRSLFESTSRE, from the coding sequence ATGAGTGAACAAGTTCATATCATAGGAGGAGGAATTACAGGATTGTTTCTCGCCTACCACCATACAAAACGAGGGGACTCTGTAACCCTTTATGAATTGTCAGATAGATTAGGTGGTTTGATTGGAACAAAAACCGTAGAAGAAGGTTTGGTAGAACTTGCAGCAAATGGAGTATTACTCACAGATTCAATGAAATCTATGTTAGATGACATTGGGCTGGTTCCACTTTATCCCAATAAGGCATCTAAAAGACGCTATTTTTGGATCCATCAAAAACTTTCAAGACTCCCCATTTCTATTTTTACTGGGTTAAGACTACTCTATACAGTTGGTTTTAAAAAGTTAAAGTTTAATGAAGAACAAAACTTTGAAACTTGGGCAGGCCAAATGTTTGGAATCTCTGTCACAAAAAACATTATGGAACCAGCCATAGGTGGAGTGTATGGAACAAGACTCGACTCACTCCAAGCCGAATCTATTTTTTCTAAATGGGATGGTTCGGGAAAGAGTACGATCCTAAAAGAAGTAAAAAAGAACAAAGAAAAAACCTACGGAACTGTTTCCTTTCCCAAGGGAATGGAAGATTTAGTATCGCATCTGATTGCGTATTTAAAACCAAAAATTCAAATTAAAACTCAATTCCAATCTGAAAGTTTGGAGGATATCTTAAAGTGGGAAGGGAAAATCAGAGTTTGTATGTCCTTGAAAAATCTACTCCCACTTCTCGGCAATCAAATCAAAAAAGAAGAATCTCCTAATTTACTTTCCATCACAACGATCACAAGATTTGGAAAGATTCACCTAACAAAGAAACCTTGTTTTGGAATTCTTTTTGGAAAAAACGAAGGAATCCATGCTCTTGGTGTTTTATCCAATTCAGATATTTTCCCAGATAGAGCCAATGGAGGTCTTCATTCAGAAACTTGGATTTATCCAAGTGCAGCAAAAACAGACGAAACCATTTCTTGGGAATCCATTTTAGAGAAGGATAGAAATCAAATTACAAAAAAAACAGATACTCCAAAAGCAGTGTATGTCACTTCTTGGAAGGGGGCTTTTCCCGCTTACGATAGAAAATTATTTTTATTCAACAAACGATTGGATGATTTGGAATCGGGCTGGATTGCCAAAGGAAAAAACATTCGATTTTTTGGAAACTATCGCAAAGGAATAGGCCTTCGGTCTCTATTTGAATCGACAAGTAGGGAGTGA
- the hemH gene encoding ferrochelatase, which translates to MNYKQKKTLILVNLGGPRTTEEIEVFLTDLFTDPFVFDLPLPEFLRLPLARFIAKKRTPKVKKIYESMGFGGGSPLVSETEKQARTLEQILNQKTDINWTVKVAMTCGFPHIRDPKFEKPGPDTVYLPLYPQYSRSTVLSTLSHLEKKFHECPVGSGGYVPSFAADPIFHQITARFISEFFSGDLKAEDFLHFPKGKFDGDWKDLDLVFSAHGVPMRLIHKGDRYMQEIESSVEGITEQLRSYGFRGQTHISYQSKVGPAKWTEPSSLQMIESLSKEGKQIAVYPISFVSDHLETLEEIGEQFKDLALESGAKSFTRIPAFGIYLPFLEFLAEKVLKTDSIIRHCTCKEMGGESLPTCRFK; encoded by the coding sequence ATGAACTATAAACAAAAGAAAACTCTCATCCTTGTCAATTTGGGTGGTCCAAGAACCACAGAGGAAATTGAAGTTTTTTTGACTGATTTGTTTACTGATCCATTTGTTTTTGATTTGCCTCTGCCTGAATTTTTACGCCTACCTCTTGCCCGTTTTATCGCGAAGAAACGAACTCCTAAAGTAAAAAAAATCTATGAGTCTATGGGATTTGGCGGTGGCTCCCCATTGGTTTCTGAAACAGAAAAACAAGCCAGAACACTAGAGCAAATACTGAACCAAAAGACAGATATCAATTGGACGGTGAAAGTGGCGATGACCTGTGGATTTCCTCATATCAGAGATCCAAAATTTGAAAAACCAGGTCCAGACACAGTCTATCTGCCGTTATACCCTCAGTATTCAAGATCTACTGTCTTATCTACACTCAGTCATTTAGAAAAAAAGTTTCATGAATGTCCTGTGGGAAGTGGTGGGTATGTTCCCAGTTTTGCCGCCGATCCAATCTTTCACCAAATCACCGCTAGGTTTATTTCCGAATTCTTTAGTGGAGATCTAAAGGCAGAGGATTTTTTGCATTTTCCCAAAGGAAAATTCGATGGAGACTGGAAGGATTTGGATTTGGTTTTTTCTGCTCACGGTGTTCCCATGCGCCTCATTCATAAGGGTGATCGGTATATGCAGGAAATTGAATCTTCTGTAGAAGGAATTACGGAACAACTTCGATCGTATGGATTTCGTGGACAAACACATATATCGTACCAGAGTAAAGTGGGACCGGCAAAGTGGACTGAGCCAAGTTCTTTACAGATGATTGAGTCCCTTTCCAAAGAGGGAAAACAAATCGCAGTTTACCCAATTAGTTTTGTGAGTGATCATTTGGAAACTTTAGAAGAAATAGGAGAACAGTTTAAGGATCTTGCTTTAGAATCGGGTGCAAAATCTTTTACTCGGATTCCTGCATTTGGAATCTATCTTCCGTTTCTGGAGTTTTTGGCAGAGAAAGTATTAAAGACAGATTCTATAATCCGTCATTGTACTTGTAAGGAAATGGGTGGTGAGTCACTCCCTACTTGTCGATTCAAATAG
- the topA gene encoding type I DNA topoisomerase, translating into MASYLDKDWVVVATKGHIKDLPPKSYGVDIQNQFEPEYEWLKGKKTVFSAIKTKAKLASIIYIASDPDREGEIIAKHCYDELIKLKKPIFRLRLKEISKEEVSRQIQLKSGLDLAEIESQIARRVVDRIFGFEVSPDLWKQLRISSLSAGRVQSTVLHWICEREKEIQNFSKEIFYQLKLKGSVSNEPVVLDHQTKDKLDSKSIQNLISEIEILPEPTRLKEILLSQIKKKNIKRNPPLAFSTASLQETSFRVLGFDSKKTMKLAQMLFEGKRIGSGERVGLITYMRTDSTRISDSKRVLGEEYLKKHFPSLVSVSSFTPKKQKKYSQDAHEAVIPANPNFSPDSIASYLSPDERKLYSLIWERFLVSLMKPELGEETVYEFQKNKHTFIYKNEFITDPGFKAFAKAEKKKPQKRLDWKLGDRFIYESYSVEEKQTEPPVRYTQGKLVQKMEDTGVGRPSTYGSIIETLKTRKYIVEYHKSIGPTALGMKVNEYLFLNFDDMIGESFTKDLEEKLDQVTDKKESRVALIQVFYESLIRILRSPRKKTNQTANTPSTKEMEAGTNESSLKKSASNRKEKEPFVSFSPSLKGQNICPVCKEGVVKTKLGKKGKTIYFCSRYPHCDYITYEL; encoded by the coding sequence ATCGCATCCTATTTAGATAAGGACTGGGTTGTTGTTGCGACCAAAGGTCATATCAAAGACCTTCCTCCCAAATCTTATGGGGTGGATATTCAGAATCAATTTGAACCCGAATATGAATGGCTAAAAGGAAAAAAAACAGTTTTTTCCGCCATCAAAACCAAAGCCAAATTAGCCTCAATTATTTACATTGCCAGTGACCCCGATCGTGAAGGGGAAATTATCGCCAAACATTGCTATGACGAGTTAATTAAACTAAAAAAACCAATTTTTCGACTTCGATTGAAAGAAATATCTAAAGAGGAAGTGAGTCGCCAGATCCAACTAAAGTCTGGATTAGATCTCGCAGAAATTGAATCACAGATCGCACGAAGAGTGGTGGATCGTATTTTTGGTTTCGAAGTTTCCCCTGATTTGTGGAAACAATTAAGAATCTCTTCTTTATCGGCGGGTCGGGTTCAATCCACCGTCTTACATTGGATTTGCGAAAGGGAAAAAGAAATTCAAAATTTCTCCAAAGAAATATTTTACCAATTGAAGTTAAAGGGATCTGTATCCAACGAACCCGTTGTTTTAGACCACCAAACAAAGGATAAATTGGATTCTAAATCCATACAAAATCTAATTTCGGAAATAGAAATCCTACCGGAACCAACCAGGTTAAAAGAAATATTATTATCCCAAATTAAAAAGAAAAATATCAAAAGAAATCCACCTCTTGCATTTTCCACCGCTAGTTTGCAGGAAACGAGCTTTCGTGTTTTAGGTTTTGATTCCAAAAAAACAATGAAATTGGCTCAAATGTTATTTGAGGGTAAACGCATCGGTTCAGGAGAAAGGGTAGGCCTTATCACCTATATGCGTACTGACAGTACCAGAATTTCCGATTCAAAACGGGTATTAGGTGAAGAGTATTTAAAAAAACATTTTCCTAGTTTAGTTTCAGTTAGCAGTTTTACACCTAAAAAACAAAAAAAATATTCTCAAGATGCACATGAGGCAGTCATTCCCGCAAATCCAAATTTCAGTCCCGATTCGATTGCATCCTATTTATCGCCCGATGAGAGAAAACTTTATTCCTTAATCTGGGAGCGTTTTTTAGTTTCTTTGATGAAGCCAGAGTTAGGTGAAGAAACTGTTTATGAATTTCAGAAAAATAAACATACCTTCATCTATAAAAATGAATTCATTACAGATCCTGGGTTTAAAGCTTTTGCCAAGGCAGAAAAGAAAAAGCCACAAAAACGATTGGATTGGAAATTGGGGGATCGTTTTATCTATGAGTCCTATTCTGTAGAGGAAAAACAAACCGAACCTCCCGTTCGTTACACCCAAGGAAAACTTGTCCAAAAGATGGAAGATACGGGTGTAGGTCGGCCATCTACGTACGGAAGTATCATCGAGACTTTAAAAACTCGGAAATACATTGTAGAATACCACAAGTCCATAGGTCCTACGGCTCTTGGTATGAAAGTGAATGAATATCTTTTTCTGAACTTTGACGATATGATCGGTGAGTCTTTTACAAAAGATTTGGAAGAAAAATTAGACCAAGTTACAGACAAAAAAGAATCACGAGTCGCTCTCATCCAAGTTTTTTATGAAAGTCTAATTCGTATCTTACGAAGTCCTAGAAAAAAAACGAATCAAACTGCTAACACCCCTAGTACAAAAGAAATGGAAGCAGGAACTAATGAATCATCGCTAAAGAAATCTGCCTCTAACCGAAAAGAAAAAGAACCTTTTGTTTCTTTCTCCCCTAGTCTAAAAGGTCAAAACATTTGTCCGGTGTGTAAGGAGGGTGTGGTGAAAACCAAACTAGGGAAAAAAGGAAAAACCATTTATTTTTGTTCCCGTTATCCGCATTGTGACTACATTACTTATGAACTATAA
- the cysK gene encoding cysteine synthase A, with protein MKINSILEAIGNTPHVRLSRLFGTDHEVYMKLERQNPGGSIKDRIALAMIEEAEKSGKLKKDSFIVEPTSGNTGIGLAMVAAVKGYAITLVMPEHMSVERRRIMAAYGAKFELTPREKGMPGAIAKAQEIVAANPNAWMPQQFENEANIAVHREKTAEEIAKDFPEGLDYIITGVGTGGHITGCAENLKKRFPKLKVFAVEPEGSPVLSGGKPGPHPLQGIGAGFIPKNCKTELLDGIITVGKDEAFTMAVLAAKKEGIFIGTSSGASLAAVAKKLKEIPAGSKVLTFCYDTGERYLSVEGLFV; from the coding sequence ATGAAAATAAATAGCATTCTAGAAGCCATCGGAAATACACCTCACGTTAGACTGTCACGACTTTTTGGAACCGACCATGAAGTTTATATGAAACTCGAAAGACAAAACCCTGGTGGATCCATCAAAGATCGGATTGCTCTTGCGATGATTGAAGAAGCAGAGAAGTCAGGAAAATTAAAAAAAGATTCTTTTATCGTAGAACCTACTTCTGGTAACACTGGTATTGGTCTTGCTATGGTAGCAGCTGTTAAAGGGTATGCCATCACTCTTGTTATGCCAGAACATATGTCAGTAGAAAGAAGAAGGATTATGGCAGCTTATGGTGCAAAGTTTGAACTCACTCCTAGAGAAAAAGGAATGCCTGGAGCCATTGCCAAAGCTCAAGAGATTGTTGCTGCCAATCCGAATGCATGGATGCCTCAACAGTTCGAAAACGAAGCAAACATCGCCGTTCATAGAGAAAAAACTGCAGAAGAAATTGCAAAAGATTTTCCAGAAGGTCTCGACTACATCATTACGGGAGTAGGTACAGGTGGTCACATCACTGGTTGTGCTGAAAACCTCAAAAAAAGATTTCCTAAACTCAAAGTATTTGCTGTAGAGCCAGAAGGTTCCCCAGTGCTTAGCGGTGGAAAACCAGGTCCACACCCACTCCAAGGAATTGGTGCTGGTTTTATTCCTAAGAATTGTAAAACGGAACTTTTGGATGGAATCATCACTGTAGGTAAAGATGAAGCCTTCACGATGGCTGTCCTTGCTGCCAAAAAAGAAGGAATCTTTATTGGAACTTCTTCGGGAGCAAGCCTTGCTGCTGTTGCAAAAAAACTAAAAGAAATTCCCGCAGGTTCCAAAGTTCTTACCTTCTGTTATGACACAGGAGAGAGATACCTATCTGTGGAAGGTTTATTCGTTTAA
- a CDS encoding HEAT repeat domain-containing protein translates to MIRRFVWLFYVLLPWALLAESSERFFEIQRTRLSSSNVSEIRDAIDQLTFVNSSQGIRDIISAMEGSPNFPTSPANAPAVKFYAAKALGIKGDKLAVPHLIKTYQKESANISEHNPLKVRTWKDGVADSTSVSSPYFYEEAEIPITLTCGEILRTLGSLPLTSESESTIKSALLSSNFYLRSSAADALYLSGKKEAVSNLSEALSKETVPYAKISILAAVVGLERLPNQNYKAVLESLVDKDPQVRAKASDALRRLNFRISAPYLEKVIQTESDSKVLKQMKSDYQFLISFHTP, encoded by the coding sequence ATGATTCGAAGATTTGTTTGGCTTTTTTATGTACTCTTACCATGGGCTCTTTTGGCAGAGAGTAGCGAACGTTTTTTCGAGATCCAACGCACACGACTATCCTCATCTAATGTATCCGAAATTCGGGATGCGATTGACCAGCTTACATTTGTTAATTCAAGTCAAGGAATCCGCGACATCATTTCCGCTATGGAAGGCTCCCCAAATTTTCCTACGAGTCCTGCAAATGCACCGGCCGTTAAGTTTTATGCAGCAAAGGCCTTGGGGATCAAAGGAGACAAACTCGCAGTTCCTCATTTAATCAAAACTTACCAAAAAGAATCCGCCAATATTTCCGAACACAATCCGCTGAAAGTGCGCACTTGGAAAGATGGTGTTGCTGACAGCACTTCCGTTTCTAGTCCCTACTTTTATGAGGAGGCGGAGATTCCCATCACTCTAACTTGCGGAGAAATTTTGCGGACTTTAGGATCCTTACCGCTAACATCGGAATCGGAGTCCACCATCAAATCAGCACTGTTGAGTTCTAATTTTTACCTCAGAAGTTCTGCCGCCGATGCACTTTATCTTTCTGGAAAAAAAGAGGCAGTTTCCAATTTGTCTGAAGCGCTTAGCAAAGAGACAGTTCCTTATGCGAAAATTTCTATTCTGGCTGCTGTGGTAGGACTGGAACGATTGCCTAACCAAAATTATAAGGCTGTTTTAGAATCACTGGTAGATAAAGATCCGCAAGTCCGGGCCAAGGCATCGGATGCACTCCGCAGATTGAACTTCCGAATTTCGGCACCTTACTTAGAAAAGGTGATTCAGACTGAAAGTGATTCTAAAGTTTTAAAACAAATGAAATCTGATTACCAATTTCTCATTTCTTTTCATACACCTTGA
- a CDS encoding polyhydroxyalkanoate synthesis regulator DNA-binding domain-containing protein, producing the protein MKLLKRYANRRLYDPETSSTITLEDVAKMIIGGEEIKVQDNMTGEDITPKILGQTFLKVSLGQRNEDFSNFMLTSLIRETGRDVSGLFERLILGGIGANYLTSERLEKIVTSMVELGELKEADFSHYREDLLRKMASRASEKKEQIQRDLEKFSQSILEEDKATLGDLSEKLKEVAEKLKEN; encoded by the coding sequence ATGAAGCTCCTTAAGCGATACGCAAACCGCAGACTCTATGATCCAGAAACTAGTTCCACAATCACGTTAGAAGATGTGGCTAAGATGATCATCGGGGGAGAAGAAATCAAAGTCCAAGACAATATGACAGGAGAAGACATCACTCCTAAAATTTTGGGACAGACCTTTCTTAAGGTAAGTTTAGGACAAAGAAACGAAGATTTTTCTAACTTTATGTTAACCTCTCTCATCAGAGAAACGGGTCGGGATGTTTCTGGACTTTTCGAACGATTGATTCTTGGAGGAATAGGTGCCAACTACCTCACTTCCGAACGATTGGAAAAAATTGTGACTTCCATGGTGGAACTAGGGGAACTGAAGGAAGCAGATTTTAGCCACTACCGAGAAGACCTGCTTCGTAAAATGGCTTCGAGAGCCAGCGAGAAAAAGGAACAAATCCAAAGGGATTTGGAAAAATTTAGCCAATCTATTCTGGAAGAAGATAAAGCCACTCTCGGTGATCTTTCCGAAAAATTAAAAGAAGTCGCAGAAAAACTAAAAGAAAATTAA